The following are from one region of the Salvia splendens isolate huo1 chromosome 2, SspV2, whole genome shotgun sequence genome:
- the LOC121792536 gene encoding histone H3-like centromeric protein HTR12 isoform X2, with protein sequence MARIKQSAKKSSGRKPSQATPSTSTPQSPGRRSPRSATPSRTGGAKKKRRNRPGTVALREIRKYQKSYKLLIPAAPFIRTVKEISFKFAPSIGRWQAEALVALQEAAEDCIVRLFEEAMLCAIHAKRVTLMKKDFELARRIGGIGRPW encoded by the exons ATGGCGAGAATCAAACAGAGCGCCAAGAAATCATCCGGCCGGAAACCCTCCC AAGCAACTCCGTCAACTTCAACTCCACAG TCTCCTGGGAGAAGAAGCCCTCGGAGTGCAACACCAT CCAGAACTGGTGGAGCAAAGAAAAAGCGCCGGAACCGGCCAGGGACGGTGGCGTTACGTGAGATTCGTAAATATCAAAAGTCTTACAAACTTTTGATCCCCGCTGCTCCATTCATTCGAACT GTAAAAGAGATCAGCTTCAAGTTTGCTCCAAGCATAGGACGTTGGCAAGCAGAAGCCTTGGTAGCTCTGCAGGAG GCTGCTGAGGATTGCATAGTTAGGTTGTTTGAAGAGGCAATGCTATGCGCAATTCATGCAAAGCGTGTAACTCTAA TGAAAAAGGATTTCGAGCTGGCTCGGCGAATTGGAGGTATAGGGAGGCCTTGGTGA
- the LOC121792536 gene encoding histone H3-like centromeric protein HTR12 isoform X1, giving the protein MARIKQSAKKSSGRKPSQATPSTSTPQQSPGRRSPRSATPSRTGGAKKKRRNRPGTVALREIRKYQKSYKLLIPAAPFIRTVKEISFKFAPSIGRWQAEALVALQEAAEDCIVRLFEEAMLCAIHAKRVTLMKKDFELARRIGGIGRPW; this is encoded by the exons ATGGCGAGAATCAAACAGAGCGCCAAGAAATCATCCGGCCGGAAACCCTCCC AAGCAACTCCGTCAACTTCAACTCCACAG CAGTCTCCTGGGAGAAGAAGCCCTCGGAGTGCAACACCAT CCAGAACTGGTGGAGCAAAGAAAAAGCGCCGGAACCGGCCAGGGACGGTGGCGTTACGTGAGATTCGTAAATATCAAAAGTCTTACAAACTTTTGATCCCCGCTGCTCCATTCATTCGAACT GTAAAAGAGATCAGCTTCAAGTTTGCTCCAAGCATAGGACGTTGGCAAGCAGAAGCCTTGGTAGCTCTGCAGGAG GCTGCTGAGGATTGCATAGTTAGGTTGTTTGAAGAGGCAATGCTATGCGCAATTCATGCAAAGCGTGTAACTCTAA TGAAAAAGGATTTCGAGCTGGCTCGGCGAATTGGAGGTATAGGGAGGCCTTGGTGA
- the LOC121779308 gene encoding uncharacterized protein LOC121779308, translated as MGRKRERRAGDRTDKPSGSLTESDRKGNTTTTTTTVLLLFVVPIVSVIVYRILHTPSPAAPDLPYVYRRGLVAEKIDYRQVLHENTITSENSSRRNFENPVFAYITPWNSQGYEMAKKFSNKFTHLSPVWYELKSQETKLVLEGRHNADKRWISDIKRTGNSQILPRVVLEAIPLDLLKKKKQRERAINLIVTECKEMGYDGIVLESWSRWAAYGILHEPGMRVTALQFVIQLGQAMHSVSLDQHKRQSLQLVYVIGPPRSKELEEYDFGPEDLRRLGDDVDGFSLMTYDFSAPQNPGPNAPLKWIHSTLELLLDATSSSGHEKLAKKIFIGINFYGNDFIVSGGLGGGPIVGREYVSLLEQHRPQLQWEKNSEEHFFLYIDNQDVKHVVFYPTLKSIATRLQEAASWGAGISIWEIGQGLEYFFDILEVVPFSQLVATLHLKFIKKRTKKPFHLKTAYQPENSYITSSTSHSFYVLKNLKKTVAMEALNAAGLSPLSVLAKTTKPRKHLSAATIPQFKIQNPTENVLSSVSRKLQCGLMVLSSVMSSEFAKALTYEEALQQTTSAGSDTGGFLDNVISFATDNPLIIGGGLVGLAVPLVVSQLFSKPKPWGVETAKNAYAKLGGDDSNAQLLDIRAPLDLKEGGSPDIRGLKKKLVAVAYKGEDKPGFLSKLSLKFKDPENTTLFILDKFDGNSELVAELVTVNGFKAAYAIKDGAEGPRGWKSSGLPWISPKKSVGIDLSSLTDSFGDASEALPLVLGVAAAAGLGLLAYTEVETILQVLGSAALVQFVSKKLLFAKDRKQTVQQIGEVLNAKVGAKELVGDIQDIGKALLPPIISTSKSLPAAAEVTTPPPSPSIVQEAESVPEANSTPLKVEAAPEPTPEVNSVPKAEVEEESLPLPPRPLSPYPNYPDYKPPTSPIPLRP; from the exons ATGGGCAGAAAGCGAGAACGTCGCGCCGGAGATCGCACCGACAAACCGTCTGGATCTCTCACTGAATCAGATCGCAAAGgcaacaccaccaccaccaccacaacggTATTACTGCTCTTTGTAGTTCCTATCGTTTCCGTTATAGTTTACCGTATATTGCACACCCCTTCTCCGGCTGCCCCCGACCTACCGTATGTCTACCGCCGAGGACTCGTTGCTGAGAAAATTGACTACCGGCAAGTTCTCCAT GAGAATACGATTACTTCGGAGAATTCATCTCgaagaaattttgaaaatcctGTGTTTGCTTACATTACTCCATG GAATTCACAAGGATATGAAATGGCAAAGAAGTTTAGCAATAAGTTTACTCATCTTTCCCCTGTGTGGTACGAACTAAAGAG CCAGGAAACAAAATTGGTTTTGGAGGGAAGGCATAATGCTGATAAACGTTGGATTTCAGATATCAAGAGGACGGGAAATTCtc AGATTTTACCTAGAGTTGTTTTGGAAGCAATTCCCCTGGATCtgctgaaaaagaaaaaacagaggGAGAGAGCAATTAATCTTATTGTAACAGAATGCAA GGAAATGGGATACGATGGTATCGTGTTGGAGTCCTGGTCAAGATGGGCAGCCTATGGAATTTTGCATGAACCAGGCATGCGAGTTACA GCTCTGCAGTTTGTCATTCAGCTCGGACAAGCCATGCATTCCGTTAGCTTAGATCAGCATAAAAGGCAGAGTTTGCAATTAGTATATGTCATAGGTCCACCCCGCTcaaaggagttggaagaatatGATTTTGGCCCAGAAGATCTTCGAAGATTAGGTGATGATGTGGATGGTTTCTCTCTTATGACTTACGATTTCTCAGCTCCGCAGAATCCAGGTCCAAATGCACCTTTGAAGTGGATTCACTCTACCTTGGAACTTCTCCTTGATGCCACCAGCTCTAGTGGTCATGAGAAACTGGCCAAAAAAATTTTCATCGGCATCAACTTCTATGGGAATGATTTCATTGTTTCTGGAG GCTTAGGTGGCGGGCCTATCGTGGGAAGAGAGTATGTATCTTTGCTGGAGCAGCACAGACCCCAACTGCAGTGGGAGAAGAATAGTGAAGAGCATTTCTTCCTGTACATCGACAATCAGGATGTTAAGCACGTTGTGTTCTATCCAACGCTGAAGTCTATCGCAACGCGGCTGCAGGAGGCTGCTTCCTGGGGTGCCGGCATCTCAATCTGGGAAATTGGTCAGGGATTGGAATATTTCTTCGATATTTT GGAAGTAGTACCATTTTCCCAACTAGTTGCAACATTGCAT TTAAAATTCAtcaaaaaaagaacaaaaaaaccATTCCATCTCAAGACAGCATATCAACCAGAGAATAGCTATATTACATCTTCTACATCTCATAGTTTTTATGTCTTGAAAAACCTCAAGAAAACAGTGGCAATGGAGGCCCTCAATGCAGCTGGCTTGTCTCCACTCTCAGTTCTTGCAAAAACAACAAAGCCCAGAAAACATTTGTCAGCAGCCACCATTCCTCAATTCAAGATTCAAAATCCCACAGAGAATGTCCTGTCATCTGTTTCAAGAAAATTGCAGTGCGGTTTGATGGTCTTATCTTCAGTTATGAGTTCTGAATTCGCCAAAGCGCTGACATACGAAGAAGCCCTGCAGCAGACAACCTCAGCAGGATCAGATACTGGTGGATTTCTTGACAATGTAATCAGTTTTGCAACTGACAATCCGCTGATTATCGGTGGCGGATTGGTGGGGCTGGCGGTGCCACTGGTGGTGTCTCAGCTCTTCAGCAAGCCAAAGCCATGGGGAGTGGAGACTGCCAAGAATGCTTATGCAAAACTGGGTGGTGATGATTCCAATGCTCAATTGCTGGATATACGAGCACCGTTAGACCTCAAGGAAGGCGGCAGCCCAGATATTCGAGGCCTCAAGAAGAAGCTGGTGGCAGTTGCCTACAAAGGTGAAGACAAGCCAGGATTCTTGAGCAAGCTGTCTTTGAAGTTTAAAGATCCAGAAAACACCACTCTGTTCATTCTGGACAA ATTTGATGGAAACTCTGAACTTGTCGCGGAGCTGGTAACGGTCAATGGCTTCAAAGCTGCTTATGCAATCAAAGATGGTGCTGAAGGACCGCGAGGATGGAAG AGCAGTGGCCTTCCTTGGATATCCCCAAAGAAATCAGTGGGCATCGACCTGAGTAGTCTGACGGATTCTTTTGGG GACGCTTCTGAAGCTTTGCCTCTGGTCCTCGGTGTTGCAGCTGCTGCTGGTCTTGGGCTATTGGCTTATACAGAG GTAGAAACGATTCTCCAGGTCCTGGGATCAGCTGCTCTTGTCCAGTTTGTGAGCAAGAAACTCCTGTTCGCAAAG GATCGGAAGCAAACTGTTCAACAGATTGGTGAGGTCTTGAATGCGAAAGTTGGTGCAAAGGAGCTTGTTGGTGACATACAG GATATCGGAAAGGCTCTTCTGCCACCGATCATTTCCACCAGCAAATCTCTGCCTGCAGCAGCAGAGGTGACCACCCCTCCCCCCAGCCCCAGCATTGTGCAGGAAGCCGAGTCTGTTCCTGAGGCGAACAGCACACCTCTAAAAGTCGAGGCAGCTCCAGAGCCAACTCCGGAGGTCAATTCTGTCCCTAAAGcagaagttgaagaagaatctctCCCTCTGCCTCCAAGGCCTCTTTCACCATATCCTAAC TACCCCGATTATAAGCCTCCGACTTCACCGATTCCATTGCGGCCATGA